A section of the Limosilactobacillus reuteri genome encodes:
- a CDS encoding multicopper oxidase family protein: protein MAEEKVINNYFYDEAAYDYHDAGYVPLKEPQTPQQPLNIPGLLKPDKETATDMYYTIVAQTGEVQLLPGKKTQTWGYNGPLLGKTVVFKRGKTIHVHLVNHLPEVTTFHWHGLAIPGPIEDGGCHAPVYPGKSRDVTFKINQPAAFVWLHAHPCPSTAEQVWHGLAGGAIVQDDHEASLPLPRNYGVDDIPIILQDRRFHKDNQWDYQADYDPDGVAGPTPMINGTINPYFDVTTQKVRLRFLDGANRREFRLHFSDDLEFTQIAGDLSLLPHPVKMAKLLITCAERQEIIVDFGKYKPGDVVTLYSDDVPLVHFRIHEFKPDHTTLPQQLFETPDPAVDPDLPVHHVTLDGMDESVAMNGKKFKMDRIDYKMPLHKAQIWDIENTNPAPGMIHPYHMHGTAFEVISRDRHAPYPNERGLKDTVAVNPGEHVRIKVWFNVAGVFMYHCHIIEHEDGGMMAQLQVVDPADPDKKYHLMNHMTLMKAFAEERHVPMDQLWLGGMDSYKKMGMEM, encoded by the coding sequence ATGGCAGAAGAAAAAGTTATCAATAACTACTTCTATGATGAAGCGGCTTACGATTATCACGACGCAGGGTACGTTCCGCTGAAAGAACCGCAGACGCCCCAGCAGCCCTTAAATATTCCTGGACTCTTGAAACCGGATAAGGAAACGGCCACGGATATGTATTACACCATCGTGGCCCAGACAGGTGAGGTACAGCTCCTTCCCGGGAAGAAGACGCAGACCTGGGGCTACAATGGTCCCCTGTTAGGCAAGACGGTGGTCTTTAAACGGGGCAAGACGATTCACGTCCACCTGGTCAACCACCTACCCGAGGTCACAACTTTCCACTGGCACGGCCTTGCTATTCCAGGGCCCATCGAGGATGGTGGCTGCCATGCCCCAGTCTATCCTGGCAAGAGCCGGGACGTCACCTTCAAAATTAACCAGCCAGCTGCCTTTGTTTGGCTCCACGCCCACCCGTGTCCGTCAACGGCAGAGCAGGTTTGGCATGGTCTGGCTGGCGGTGCTATCGTCCAGGACGACCATGAGGCTAGTCTGCCACTACCACGGAACTACGGGGTTGACGATATCCCAATCATCCTGCAAGACCGTCGTTTCCACAAGGACAACCAGTGGGATTACCAGGCCGACTACGATCCAGATGGCGTCGCGGGCCCAACGCCAATGATTAACGGGACAATTAATCCGTACTTTGACGTCACTACCCAAAAGGTCCGGCTTCGTTTCCTCGATGGGGCCAACCGGCGAGAATTTCGGTTGCACTTCAGTGATGATTTAGAATTCACCCAGATTGCCGGTGACCTAAGTCTTCTGCCACACCCGGTCAAAATGGCCAAGCTGCTGATCACCTGTGCTGAACGACAGGAAATCATCGTTGACTTTGGTAAGTATAAGCCGGGCGATGTGGTCACCCTGTACTCCGACGATGTCCCGCTGGTCCACTTCCGGATTCATGAATTTAAGCCGGACCACACCACGCTTCCGCAACAGCTCTTTGAAACGCCAGACCCAGCAGTTGATCCCGACCTGCCTGTTCACCACGTTACCCTTGATGGGATGGACGAATCCGTAGCGATGAACGGTAAGAAGTTCAAGATGGACCGGATCGACTACAAGATGCCACTGCATAAGGCCCAGATTTGGGACATTGAGAACACCAATCCAGCTCCTGGCATGATTCACCCCTACCACATGCACGGGACGGCCTTTGAAGTGATTTCTCGTGATAGACACGCTCCTTACCCGAATGAGCGCGGGCTGAAGGATACCGTTGCAGTCAACCCGGGTGAGCATGTTCGAATCAAAGTCTGGTTCAACGTGGCTGGAGTCTTTATGTACCATTGCCATATCATCGAACACGAAGATGGTGGGATGATGGCCCAATTGCAAGTTGTTGACCCAGCCGACCCGGACAAGAAGTATCATTTGATGAACCACATGACGCTGATGAAGGCCTTTGCCGAGGAGCGGCACGTACCGATGGACCAGCTTTGGCTCGGTGGGATGGATTCCTATAAGAAGATGGGAATGGAGATGTAG